The Tissierellales bacterium genome contains a region encoding:
- the def gene encoding peptide deformylase, with protein sequence MAIRKLRTVPDPILRKKTREVEKIDERLLTLLDDMLETMAEEEGVGLAAPQIGILKRIAVIDIGDGPVKLVNPYIVEMSGSEIAMEACLSVPGESGAVERPTWVKVKYLDLDGVEKFFEAEGFFARAVCHELDHLDGVLYIDKLVEEEQK encoded by the coding sequence ATGGCTATAAGAAAATTAAGAACAGTACCTGATCCAATTTTGAGAAAAAAGACAAGAGAGGTTGAGAAGATTGATGAAAGATTATTAACTCTTCTTGATGATATGCTTGAGACTATGGCAGAAGAAGAGGGCGTTGGTTTAGCTGCACCTCAAATAGGTATATTGAAGAGAATTGCAGTTATTGATATTGGAGATGGACCTGTTAAACTTGTAAATCCATATATCGTTGAGATGTCTGGAAGTGAGATTGCTATGGAGGCGTGTTTAAGTGTGCCAGGTGAGTCGGGAGCAGTAGAGAGACCAACTTGGGTTAAAGTAAAGTATTTAGATTTAGATGGCGTAGAGAAGTTTTTTGAAGCAGAAGGATTTTTTGCAAGAGCGGTATGTCATGAACTTGATCATTTAGATGGTGTTTTGTATATTGATAAATTGGTTGAAGAGGAGCAAAAATAA
- the priA gene encoding primosomal protein N' — protein MLYAEVVISDTKANINKTFTYGIKKEQREYIYIGCKVIVPLGKRQNFVEGIVIGINNTINFDESKLKFIRFVLDGIYLNEELVKLGLWIKDYYLSSYGDVFKTISPTGLSAKISEYIIWSPDEEAKTALEIYIKKNAPCPMKSLEKFFGEDLDINLQELQSQKKIQIKDHILSKKNIKTERYLKYNPKLAIKVSSRASKQIEALNILKNIGTAKVEKLLEQGVSKHVINELVKKECVEMMEERINRYKIDEVQIGKSVDLNKEQQNAYDNIETLIDSNKVFLLHGITGSGKTEVYMEVIESLLLKGKSSIVLVPEISLTPQTVERFAKRFGENIAVLHSRLSAGEKYDQWCRIESGDAKIVIGARSAIFAPVKNLGLIVLDEEHDSSYKSSMAPRYDTREVAIMRAKLNNASVVMGSATPSIESYFKALDGRYKLLELKYRAKTDALPKIDLIDMRQELEDGNKSFLSRILYKKMKLCLDERRQIILFLNRRGYSSFVSCRKCGYTVRCDDCDISMTHHMETNRLHCHYCGRTSIVPRICPECGSPYIKAFGIGTQKVEEHLKFYFPGAVVSRMDADTTKNKGSHEKIFKDFKNGNVDILIGTQMITKGLDVENVSLVGVLAADLSLNMPDYKAAERSFQLMTQVGGRAGRGAVEGSVVIQTYQPDHYSLESVKQNDYRDFYEKEIRLRRAFEYPPFTSIVLLLFSSEDEKKLINVMNRVIIDLKEFNSFEWLGPTAAPISKINRKYRYQILVRAENSKVEELKNIIKTCVIDKKSKFNRMKIQVTIDINPNVIL, from the coding sequence ATGTTATATGCAGAAGTTGTTATAAGTGACACAAAGGCTAATATAAATAAAACATTTACCTATGGAATAAAAAAAGAGCAGCGAGAGTATATTTATATTGGCTGCAAAGTTATTGTTCCGCTTGGAAAAAGGCAAAATTTTGTTGAAGGAATAGTTATAGGGATAAATAATACTATTAATTTCGATGAGAGTAAGTTAAAATTCATTAGATTTGTATTAGATGGCATATATTTGAACGAGGAATTAGTCAAACTTGGTTTGTGGATAAAGGATTATTATTTGAGTAGCTATGGTGATGTGTTTAAAACGATATCTCCAACAGGTTTGTCGGCTAAAATCAGTGAGTATATTATATGGTCTCCTGATGAAGAGGCAAAGACAGCGTTAGAAATTTATATCAAAAAAAATGCTCCGTGTCCCATGAAATCATTAGAAAAATTCTTTGGAGAAGATTTGGATATTAATTTACAAGAGCTACAAAGTCAAAAAAAGATACAGATAAAGGATCACATTCTTTCTAAAAAGAATATAAAGACTGAGAGATATCTTAAGTATAATCCCAAATTGGCAATTAAAGTTTCAAGCAGGGCAAGTAAGCAGATAGAGGCACTGAATATATTAAAAAATATAGGAACTGCTAAAGTAGAAAAGCTTTTAGAACAAGGAGTATCTAAGCATGTAATAAATGAGCTTGTGAAAAAAGAATGTGTTGAAATGATGGAAGAGCGAATAAATAGATATAAAATTGATGAAGTTCAAATAGGAAAGAGTGTTGATTTAAATAAAGAACAGCAAAATGCTTACGATAATATCGAAACTTTAATTGATTCAAACAAAGTTTTTTTACTTCATGGAATTACTGGAAGTGGAAAAACTGAAGTTTACATGGAAGTGATAGAGAGTCTTCTTTTGAAAGGTAAAAGTTCTATAGTATTAGTTCCAGAGATTTCGTTGACACCACAAACAGTAGAGCGTTTTGCAAAAAGATTTGGAGAAAACATAGCTGTACTACATAGTAGATTATCTGCTGGAGAAAAATATGATCAATGGTGTAGGATTGAGTCTGGAGACGCTAAAATAGTGATTGGAGCGAGATCTGCAATTTTTGCACCAGTTAAAAATCTAGGATTGATAGTGTTAGATGAAGAACATGATTCCTCTTATAAATCTTCTATGGCCCCTAGATACGATACTAGAGAGGTTGCTATTATGCGTGCAAAACTTAACAATGCAAGTGTTGTTATGGGGTCGGCTACGCCGTCAATAGAGAGTTACTTTAAAGCACTAGATGGCAGATATAAACTTTTGGAGTTAAAATATAGAGCTAAAACTGATGCTTTACCTAAAATAGATTTAATAGATATGAGGCAAGAACTAGAGGATGGAAATAAAAGTTTTTTGAGCAGAATCTTGTATAAAAAAATGAAGTTATGCCTAGATGAAAGAAGGCAAATAATATTGTTTTTGAATAGAAGAGGCTATTCTAGTTTTGTTTCTTGTCGTAAATGTGGCTATACTGTGAGATGTGATGATTGTGATATATCTATGACTCATCATATGGAAACAAATAGATTGCATTGTCATTACTGCGGAAGAACTAGTATAGTTCCTAGAATATGTCCAGAATGTGGGAGTCCGTATATAAAAGCATTTGGAATTGGAACACAGAAAGTGGAGGAGCACTTAAAGTTTTATTTTCCTGGAGCTGTGGTTTCACGCATGGATGCGGATACTACAAAAAACAAAGGGAGTCATGAAAAGATATTTAAGGATTTCAAGAATGGCAATGTAGATATATTGATTGGAACACAGATGATAACCAAGGGTTTAGATGTAGAAAATGTATCATTAGTGGGTGTGTTAGCTGCGGATTTATCACTTAATATGCCGGATTATAAAGCTGCAGAGCGTAGTTTTCAATTAATGACACAGGTTGGTGGTAGAGCTGGAAGAGGAGCAGTTGAAGGCAGTGTAGTGATACAAACATATCAGCCAGATCATTATAGCCTTGAATCAGTTAAACAAAATGATTATAGAGATTTTTATGAAAAGGAAATTAGATTGAGAAGAGCTTTTGAATACCCACCATTTACTAGCATCGTCTTATTATTATTTTCTAGTGAAGATGAAAAAAAGCTTATCAATGTTATGAATCGTGTTATAATAGATTTGAAGGAATTTAATTCATTTGAATGGTTAGGTCCGACTGCTGCACCAATTAGTAAGATTAATAGGAAGTATAGATATCAAATATTAGTCAGAGCTGAAAATAGCAAGGTTGAAGAATTAAAGAATATTATTAAGACGTGCGTTATAGATAAGAAGTCAAAGTTTAATCGGATGAAAATTCAAGTGACAATTGATATAAATCCAAATGTGATATTGTAG
- the rpoZ gene encoding DNA-directed RNA polymerase subunit omega yields MYNPPIDELLEKVGNRYSLSMIISKRARQIIDGSETIVEKKTEKIIDLAIDELDQDMLSYRRMTEEEIELANRMKKDEELSEEITELLGEYK; encoded by the coding sequence ATGTATAACCCACCTATTGATGAATTGCTAGAAAAAGTAGGAAATAGATATTCGCTTTCTATGATAATTTCAAAGAGAGCACGTCAAATTATTGATGGATCAGAAACTATAGTGGAGAAAAAAACAGAGAAGATAATAGATTTAGCTATTGATGAGTTAGATCAAGATATGTTGTCTTATAGAAGAATGACTGAGGAAGAGATTGAACTTGCTAATAGGATGAAAAAAGATGAAGAGCTTAGCGAAGAAATCACAGAACTTTTAGGAGAATATAAGTAA
- the gmk gene encoding guanylate kinase, with the protein MSKGLLIVVSGPSGAGKGTICKELLKRRPEINLSVSATTRDPRNGELEGINYFFKERGEFERMLEEDAFLEHAEVYGNYYGTPKDYAMEKINRGEDILLEIDIQGALQVKEKYPNGVFIFILPPSLKELKERIIGRGSETQESLIRRYGAAKDEIQYAFRYDYGVVNNTVDVATDQVEAILSSERCRIARIQDVIRKIEEE; encoded by the coding sequence ATGAGTAAAGGACTATTGATTGTGGTTTCTGGACCGTCTGGAGCAGGAAAAGGTACTATTTGTAAAGAGCTTTTAAAGCGAAGACCAGAGATTAATTTATCGGTATCAGCAACAACTAGGGATCCAAGAAATGGTGAATTAGAGGGAATTAATTATTTTTTTAAAGAGCGTGGAGAATTTGAGCGAATGCTTGAAGAAGATGCTTTTTTAGAACATGCAGAAGTTTACGGTAATTATTATGGAACACCAAAAGACTATGCAATGGAGAAGATAAATAGAGGAGAGGATATACTCTTAGAGATTGACATTCAAGGTGCTTTACAGGTAAAGGAAAAGTATCCAAATGGTGTATTTATTTTCATATTGCCGCCTTCTTTAAAGGAATTGAAAGAAAGAATCATTGGAAGAGGTAGTGAAACACAAGAATCTTTGATAAGAAGATATGGTGCAGCTAAGGACGAGATTCAGTATGCATTCAGGTATGATTATGGAGTTGTTAATAATACAGTAGATGTAGCAACTGATCAAGTTGAAGCTATATTATCTTCAGAAAGATGTCGCATAGCTAGAATACAAGATGTAATAAGAAAAATTGAGGAGGAATAA
- a CDS encoding DUF370 domain-containing protein, which translates to MKLINIGFGNVVLADRIIAIVSPESAPIKRTIQEVRERGLLIDATYGRRTRAVIFSDSGHVILSAVQPETVAHRIDIVENHEGKEGEHYE; encoded by the coding sequence ATGAAGCTAATTAATATAGGATTTGGAAATGTGGTTTTAGCTGATCGAATAATAGCAATAGTTAGTCCTGAGTCTGCGCCGATTAAGAGAACTATACAGGAAGTTCGAGAGCGTGGTTTGTTAATAGATGCTACATACGGAAGAAGAACTCGAGCGGTTATATTTTCAGATAGTGGGCATGTCATTTTATCGGCTGTACAACCAGAAACAGTTGCCCACAGAATTGACATAGTAGAAAATCATGAGGGTAAGGAAGGAGAGCATTATGAGTAA